The Triticum aestivum cultivar Chinese Spring chromosome 5A, IWGSC CS RefSeq v2.1, whole genome shotgun sequence genomic sequence GTCACGGATATGTTTGATGATTTTGTCTTTCGTTAAAGAGGGATCCTGTAATACCTTCAATGCTCATTCAGCCAGGCTTTCTCCTCCTCCAACGCCCTCAGCAACCATGTCGGTTGTTAGCTCTAGCAGAACCACACCAAAACTATAGATATCGGCCCTCTAGAGCTTGCCCCTCCATTGtactaatagtattttgcaaaatttGCATTCAGTTAGATCTCAACAGAAACGTTTGAGATGCCTTGCTGGATTTGAGATTCTCATCAGGGGCCATGTACCCGTGTGTCCCAAAAATGGCTGACCTGTGGTGGGACTGGCGTGGGTTGACAACCATTCGGGCAAGCCTAAAGTCGGCGATCTTGGCATGGAACTCTGGGTCAAACAAAATGTTGCCTGACTTGATGTCCCGATGGAAAATAGCCTGTCTGCACTCTTTGTGGATGTAGTTGAGGCCTCTGGATGCATCAATAGCAATGGTCAGCTTTGTCAGCCAGTCCAATGGTGCAGGGGCGCCCTTGCGGTCATGATGGTGCAGCCAGTCGTCGAGGCTGCCCTTCTTCATGTGTTCGTAAACAAGCAGCTTGGCATCTTAGCTGGAGATGCTGCAAAGCAACTTTATCATGTTCTTGTGATTGATGCTCCCCAATGTCTTCACCTCCGAGTCAGACTGCTTGTGGTGTAGATTTCTCATGTTGCATACCTTCTTAACAACCATTATTCTGCTGCTGCGATCCTCAATGAGACCGTGAAGGCTAGGGTGGTGGACACGGTGCACCTTCCCAGACCCTCCACTGCTGATAATGTTCTCCTCAAATATGTTGTTGAGCACGCCGGATTCCGTGAAGTCCAAAGGTGTGAATGGTGTCATTTTCTAATCAGTCACAACTTCTTTCAGCACTTGTGTGTTCTTCTGATGCTGGAAGAGCAACCGTATGATGATGCTCATGCAAGTGATGACAGTGACACCGAGCACTAACAAGATTATCATATGCTTCTAGAGGTGGGTGCCTCCATGGCATTTTGGGAGATTTATCCTCGATCCCCACTTAGCACAAAGCCCACGGTTTCGAAGGAAGCCACAATTGTACTTTGTAGAGAGAGGGGCATCTTCCCATTGAGTTGGTCATAAATGACAAACTGAGGGATGCAATTGAATGGTTGCCAAAGTCAGGCGGAATATTGCATGTTATCTCGTTGTTGGACAAATCAAGGATTACCAGTGATGAAATAATCTCACTGCTCTATGCCGGTATTGCACCTGATATACGATTGTTGCTGAGGTCAAGTGATTTGAGATTCTGCAACAATTCAATTGATGTTGGTATGGATCCAGATATCTTGTTCGCACTTAGTGACAATTCAGAAAGCATGTGGAGATTGCTTCTGTTGACAGGTAGCTCTCCCGAGAGTTGGTTATTCTACACCATCAACACCAATAGCCCAGTCTGATATGTCGGGATCGAGTCGGACAAGTGGTTGTTCTGCATCTCACTTCGAGAGATATTCGAAGATATATCTTTTGGCACAGTGCTAGCGAAGTTTTGTCAGATATTAGCAATGTATGTACCAATGGCAACCACCATATATTCACCAGAAACTTCCCAGAGAAGTCGTTGTTGTCAAGCATAATGTTATCCAGCAATAGGCAGTTGCCAATGCTTCAGGAGCTCACTGGAGAAGATGTTGTTAGAAACTACAATGTTGAATAGTTTCTCATGGGCGCATAACCTGCTCCGGTAGTGAGCTAGAAAAGTTGTTGCGGTCCTCAAAATTTCTGAGCGACGAGTGCTTCCCAAGTTGTTGTGGTACCTCACTCGAGATCATATTGTCAAACAACTGGATGTATTGGAGTTTGGGAATGAGGCCAATGCTTCCGAGGATGGGGCCTAGGAACTCGTTGTTGTATAGGATGATAATGGTTAGTCTATTGAGAGTCCCAAAGTCTTATGGTATGCAACCAGTGAGTTTGTTTGCTCACAAGTCTATTTTAATCAAATTCACCACAATGATGCTGCACGACAACTTCCTGTTGAGTCCACTATCATAAAAGTATAAGATCTCGAGCTTTTGGTGCTGCCAGATCCAAACAAGGATCGAACCACTGACTTGCTGCGCAACATGTACAAAATGGTTAGTTCCTTTAGGCTTGAGAATGCCTCTGGAATCTCGCCGGTTAAGCCATTCGTGTCAAGAAGTAGGTTCTGAAGTGCCTAATGCTTGGCCATCGCCGTCGGCAAAACACCACAAAAGTTGTTGTTAGTCAGGTAGAGATGCTTCATAGATGGTGATAGCCGGCTGATATCTTGAGTAAGCACTCAATGGAAGCCGTTGTAGTAGATATCATGGTACCGTAGCTAGGAGTAGGCGTAGAACGTAATGCCAGGGAATCTCCCAGTGAGCCTGCTGTATGAAACGTCGAGGTGGATCAGGTACTTGAGGTTGCACATAGATGGAGGGATGTTCCTGATAAAATTCTAATGCTTGAAGGAAAGCCCCGTAACTAGGCCTCCACCTACTGCCACGCAGCTGACACCAGCCCAGTCAGCTGTGTGGAAAGCGGTGGAGGCCTATTTATGGGGCTTTCATTCAAGCCTTTGAATCTTACCGGCAACATCCCTCCATCTATGTGCAACCTCAAGTACCCGATCCACCTTGACTTTTCATACAACAAGTTCACTGGGAGATTCCCCGGCATCACGCTCTACACCCGGTCCTGGCTTCGATACCTTGATCGATCTCTCCTACAATGGCTTCCATGGATTCCCTCCTCAAGAAATCAGCCGGTTATCACCATCTATGAAGCACCTCAACCTAACTAACAACAACTTTATTGCAGTTCTGCCAATGCTGATGGCCGAGCTTTCGGCACTCCAGAACCTAATTCTCAACACGAATGACCTTCACCGACGAGATTCTAGAGGCATTCTCAAGCCTAAAGGAACTAACCATGTTGGACCCATGGGGCAACAAGCTTAGTGGTTCAATCCATGTCTGGATCTGGCAGCACCAAAAGCTCGAGATCTTGTACTTGTATGACAATGGACTCACCGAGGAGCTGTCGTGCAACATCACTACGGTGAATTTGATTAAGATAGACTTGTCGGCAAACAAACTCACTGGCTGCATACCAGAAGACTTTGGGACTCTCAAGAAACTAACCATTATCATCCTATACAACAATGAGTTCATAGGCCCCATCCCTAGAAGCACTGACCTCATTCCCAACCTCCAATACATCTAGTTTTTCGACAATATGCTCTCGGGGTGAGGTGCTACAAGAACTTGGGAAGGACTCGCCGCTTGGAAATATTGAGGTCTACAACAAAAACTTGTGTAGCTCACTACTGGAGGAGTTTTGCGCTCATGGGAAACTATTCGACATAGTAGATTCTAACAACGGTTTCTCCGGCAAGCATTGGCAACTACCTCTCACTGGATAATATTATGCTCGGTAACAACTTCTCAGGGAAGTTTCCGATGAATATATGGTGGTTGCTATTGGTGCATACAGTGCTAATATCGCACAACTTCACTAGCACTATGACAAAACATATCTTCGAATATCTCTCGAATTGAGATGCAAAACAACCACTTCTCCGACTCGATCCCGACGTTTGGAACTAGGTTATTGGTGTTGATGGTGCATAATAGCTAACTCTCAGGAGAGCTATCTGTCAACATGAGCAATCTCCACAAGCTTTCTGAATTTTCACTAAGTGGGAACAAGATACCTGGATCCATACCAACATCAATTAAATTGTTGCAAAATCTCAAATCACTTGACCTTAGCAACAATCATATATCAGGTGCAATACCGTCATGGAGCATTGAGACAATTTCATCACTGGTAGTCCTTGATTTGTCCAACAACGAGCTAACAGGCAAAATTCTGCCTGACTTTGGCAACCATTCAATCGTGTCCCTCAATTTGTCATTTAACCAGCTCAATGGGGACGTGTCCCTCTCTCTGCAAAGTGCAAAGTACAACCACAACTTCCATGAAAATCGTGGGCTTTGTCACAAGCGGGACTCGAGGATAAATCCGCCAAAATGCCACAGAGGCACCCACCTCCAGAAGTGTGTGATAATCTTGTTAGTGCTTAATGTCACGGTCATCATCACTTCTATGAGCATCATCATATGGCTGCACTTCCGGCGCCGGAAGAACACACAAGTGGTGAAAGAAGTCGTGACTGATTGGAAAAGGACACCATTCACACCTTTGGACTTCATGAAATCCGACGTGGTCAACAACATATCTGAGGATAATTTTATCATCAACGACGGTCTGGAAAGGTGTACCGTGTCCACCTCCTAGCCTTGATGGTGGCACTAAGGACCGCAACAGCAAAATAGTGGTTGTCAAGAAGATATGCAACACGGGAAATCCGGACCACAAACAACTCAGCTCGAAGGTGAAGACATTGGGCTCAATCACAAGAACATCACTAAGCTGCTCTGCAAAATCTCCAGCTAAGATGCCAAGCTGCTTGTTTATAAGCACTTGGAGAAGGGCAGCCTTGACGACTGGTTGCACCACCGTTACCGCGAGGGCGCCCCTACACCATTGTACTAGCTGAGGAGGCTGACCATCGCTATTGATGGCCAAGCCTCAACTACATCCACCAAGAGTGGGGAGATGCTATTATCCATCGGGACATCAAGTCAGGCAACATTTTGCTTGACCCAGAGTTCCATGCTAAGATCGCCGACTTTGGCCTTACTCGAATGATTATCAACCCAGGCCAGTCCCACAACATGTCAACCATTTGTGTTACACACGGGTACATGACCCCCTGATGGGTCTCAAATCCATCAAGGAATCTCAAACATTTTCATCAAATGCTAACTAAATACGAATTTTGCAGAATACTTTCAGTACAATGGAAGGGCGAGCGAGAAGACTAACATCTACAGTTTTGGTGTCGTTCTGCTAGAGCTGACAATCGGCGTGGTTGCCAAGGGCACTGGAGGTGGAGAAAGCTTGGTTGAATGGGCATGGAAGGTATTACGGGATGCTATTTTTTACGGGATGCTATTTAACCAAAGAAAAAATGGACAAGCATATCCGTGACTTGGCTCACTTGGAGGATATCTTTGTGGTGCTAAAACTCGGTGTATCCTACACAGTCCTCAGGCGCATCTGCATCTACACGAAGCACGTCCTTACCCGGCTCATGCTCAACCAGTGTGACTGGAGGCACATACGTACAGAGGCTGGGGCTAAGCCCATGTTGTGGAGCAGCTTTTGTCATCCTTATTTACATAGCTCTCGTCACAATACTGTATTAAAAAATATATAGTTTAACTTCTCCGATGCCAAGAAAAAATTGTAACACTGATGGGCAAGGAAGAAGACATGTATATGAATGTCATAATACATAAAGTACAGTGCAGATCATAGGTAGGTAATATTTACCGTGGTTTCCAGGAATCATAAAACATTGTGGTCAGCTACACTGCCTGAGCTCAGAAACTCCAAGAGGAAGTTCAGGTTTTTCCAATGTTACGTGTTCAGGCGTATACCAAGCAGGAGGCTGGAGAGCATACTCAAAAGGGCAGAAAAAAATCAAAATCCAATATAACAAGCTGGCAAAGATAATTAATATGTGGCATCATCCATGTATGGAATGCAACTCGTGATAAACTAGCATATGACAAGCAAAACATTTATAGTCATTAATCAGCAAACATGAACTGAAAACTTCAAGTGATGTAAATGATCAAAGTATGCACACCATGTTCAACTCTTCAGTACCCTATTTTCTTATCTGCTAGACAAACATGTGAAAAAGACAAATAAAGTGGTCATCATCATGTCCAACTCTTCAGTACCCTAATAAGTAATAATGAGCTCAGGATATCTTACCCAGTCACACCATGTTATTCACTAAAGCATATTCATGTGACATATAGGTAATAAACTCTTCAGTACCATGGCTCGCCAACAACCATTGGCATTTTGTTAAGGGGCTATGGACGTTGAATACCATATTATAGTTCTACGTAGATGAAACCATGACGAACATATTGCATTTCCTTTTCATCACCATAAGTTCCCTCTGAAGATGACAGAATGCAAACTTATCTGTTGACTTGTTTATATaatacaacaacaacgacgacaaagccgttagtcccaaacaagttggggcagGCTTGTTGACTTGTTTATAATACATCAAAAAGAAATTCTACCAGATGGATGTGTGCAGACAGTAGGCATACCCAGTTGACCGCTCCACGACATAATTGGCCATGTAAAGACCAATGAATGTATCCCACAAAGAGTAGACAGGTGAAATGATGTTGGAGCGTTCGGATCCATTGGAAGCTAACTGGAGCAAACATACAAGATAACAATAAAGCAGTAAATAAACCAAAGAGATATCCAAGCATGAACAGAAGGTGAAGTATACTAACTTCTCCATAAATGGCCCATTTCGATAGAAGTGGATAATCACTGGCAAAGCCAACCGGAGCAAACCAGGGCGAGCAAATATGATCTTTAAACTTATGCATACGCCATAGCTTTGAAATCAGTGTATTGTACTCATTTTGCTTTATCCACAGTGAAAATGCAGTTCTATGATCAATAGATTTGTCCCTTGAAAGGGTCCTGTTACCACAGTGGTTGTAGAACACGCAGCAAGCTATACTTACCACCTGTGATGTGACAGAAAATGCAAATCTTAGAAAAATCACAAGTATCTAAGAGAACATGAACGGAACACCTGAATCATTGTATGCCAAAAAACTTACTGCGCAATTTTTGATTATAGTAAGCATCTCTGGCTTTTTCTCTGCCATGCGAGAAACAAGATCCAAATACCAGAGTCCAAGAAATGTGACGTGGAAGATGATTAGAGAGGAAATATAAACAGCGAGGAAGAGGGAAAGATTCATCCTCAAATCCAACCCCATTGACTGAAAACTAGGGAGATGCCATAATGCTGCCAAGAATATCCAAGCAACGTACCTGTATTCAGAAACAACATCAGGGAACTTATACATCTTGTTTTGCTTCCAATTATCTTTTCAAAGACTCCCGAGATTGCTTACCAGCGACTAAAGTGTGAATAGTGTGGCTTGATAGTCTTCCTAATCATGAAATGTCTCGAATGCTCATGTGGGTATGGGTATCCATGAGTCAGAATGGTCCTAACCCTCTCCATTAGAAGGGATTCAACCAGACGACCAGAGGGCTGCTTATGGAGCTTTTCTCTGACCACAAAAATACTCTCACCAAGTCAGTGATAGTTCATACTCCTAGTCAAAGCAAGCAGAGTGGGCCCTCTCTCACTGGTGAAAATTCCAGAACCGTGGCCAGATCTGCATAAAGAAACAATTGTCACAATCTGACTAAATGGCGATAAACCTGCAGAACAGCAATATCAAGACTAACTTCTGAAAGAAGTCCCAAGCTACAAAGTGGACATACGGGGATATCCTACAAATTTATCTCAGTAGCTCCAAAGTAAATCATGTAAATACTTAAGTCGCTTACGTAAAACGAATACGAGGAGATAGAGACAAAGGAACCAAAAAAAAAAGTATGCGTAGACAAACTGCAGGAGCCCATTAAGCACATGGATTCCATGGGAACGGCAGGCAGGCAATCATAACCAGGGGCAAAACACAACTACTCTTAGTCAAGGTAGCTCTACCAGGACGAAACTTCTCCCAGAAACACATAACTGAAAACATCCACTGCCCGGTAGTGCAGTAAATGTTCATAGCCAGGCCGGTAAATCTAGGAAACTACAGCGAACAAAGGACAAATTTGGCTGCCCAAATTGATATGTAAAGGAAGTCATAAGTTTTTCATATAGGGTTTTTTTTTATCTGAGAATTAGGAGGGTTTCGGCAGATGGCTCGGCGCAGAGGAAGAAATATTTTGCACACACGTACTGGGTGTTCTCTTGGGTCTCCGCCACTGATTCCAGATGCATCTCATTCATGTATATAAATCTGAGTCtatttagagattccaatatggactacatacgaagcaaaatgtactccctccgtctcataatataagagcgtttttaacactaccttagtgtcaaaaacgctcttatattatgggacggagggagtagttcatattgaaatatctaaaaagacttatatttaggtacaGAGGGAGTAGAAGTTATGCAGAGTATCCTCTGTATAGTGCCACAGGCACACAGTAAACAGGTAGTACCCTGACCATGTTGGCATGACATCCTACAAGTTATCTCAGCAGCCCGACACTAAAgcatgtagtactccctccgtaaactactataagagcgtttagatcactacttatattagtttacagagggagtaaatactaactgtcaggaccccgactcaatgccacatcgacctagcatgtaacacctcatatcactttgcggcctcacgcacggtattcccacgggtgtcgccttacttttgcccgggaccgtttgcgccttttggcacacgtatatgacagtgtcgctagcatccatatgataaggagcccgggctgacatggctagtcgtaaacccaaagtggcacagacttacagggacaagcatccatgacccagcatcgaacgtgtcggtcatcagcgagtgaatccaggctgtagcactgggctagcaggactccggtgaaccgggctgtagcgggctaacaggactccggtattcatcgcgtgacatttccccgaagggacggacacaggaacgaagaaggacacatgccggccagcctaagtgttccggagcagtagcaagctaccaaggctcaatggaaacactaggagacatttcccggtaagagaggctactaaagataaacaactagatggtcagatcccacacataccaagcatttcaataacatacacacaatatgctcgatatgtgcaaatacaacatggcatcacaacatgactctacgactcaagtatttaatcaataggctccgaggagcgagatattacaacatgggtctcatgacccaacactcagagcatacaagtcaaagcacaagcggaagctatcatgtctggatacagacatctataaatgaaaaaggctgagaagtctgactatctaccagatcctgccgagggcacaagatcgtagctgaggtaacaagctaaacgtcgaagtccacgcggaactactagtgagaccgaagtctctctgcaaaaacataaaataggcaaacgtgagtacaaatgtacccagcaagacttacatcagaactaactacatatgcatcattatcaacaaaggggatggtggggtttaactgcagcgagccagctttgactcggtggctatcctaaactacgactgcaatgtaactcttttgaggtggcgcacacgagtccacatattcaccatatcaatacaccactatggaaccgctcccgtctccctacgagaacgccatccatagcactcacgcttatcttgcgtattttagggtatccactttcacttgtctatgaactgatataagcaacccagaagtccttttccgtggacacggctattcgaatagatcatattaaccctgcaggggtgtacttcttcacacacgctctcaccacttaccgccgtttacacgacatgtactcggcaaccttcaagcggaagcccaacgtgggtgtcggccacggcctacctaaacactcgagtctctagtccaggtttatcgcctattcgggttccatccatgaggagatccggccggagtttcgctcacagccccaaacgatgtgtacagggttccgtgacaccaaacgggcgcccggtttacccggccacgtgcctaccgcatcacagcccacccctacggtcagcgctacgcacggcctccagcatactacaaacaccagaaactacttgcaactcctggacagaggacaagggtgatcaagaagccgagagggtccattggtttcgggcccaatgcgtggtagtagctgaatcatggatcacaaacacagaactcagttcctgaggacggctgcaatgagacaacccaccatgtactcctacatggcctctcaccgctacctttaccaaatcgtattcacacacttagctcacacacagtaggacaggttcacacgcctctgattcatccccgatgaatcagacccgactcgactctaagcagtagcaggcatgacaaacaagcatgaatgagtaggcacaacagggctcaaacaactcctactcatgctagtgggt encodes the following:
- the LOC123104852 gene encoding uncharacterized protein isoform X1; this translates as MERVRTILTHGYPYPHEHSRHFMIRKTIKPHYSHFSRWYVAWIFLAALWHLPSFQSMGLDLRMNLSLFLAVYISSLIIFHVTFLGLWYLDLVSRMAEKKPEMLTIIKNCAVVSIACCVFYNHCGNRTLSRDKSIDHRTAFSLWIKQNEYNTLISKLWRMHKFKDHICSPWFAPVGFASDYPLLSKWAIYGELASNGSERSNIISPVYSLWDTFIGLYMANYVVERSTGYAYCLHTSICLLLGIRLNT
- the LOC123104852 gene encoding uncharacterized protein isoform X3, which gives rise to MERVRTILTHGYPYPHEHSRHFMIRKTIKPHYSHFSRWYVAWIFLAALWHLPSFQSMGLDLRMNLSLFLAVYISSLIIFHVTFLGLWYLDLVSRMAEKKPEMLTIIKNCAVVSIACCVFYNHCGNRTLSRDKSIDHRTAFSLWIKQNEYNTLISKLWRMHKFKDHICSPWFAPVGFASDYPLLSKWAIYGELASNGSERSNIISPVYSLWDTFIGLYMANYVVERSTGLLLGIRLNT
- the LOC123104852 gene encoding uncharacterized protein isoform X2, yielding MERVRTILTHGYPYPHEHSRHFMIRKTIKPHYSHFSRWYVAWIFLAALWHLPSFQSMGLDLRMNLSLFLAVYISSLIIFHVTFLGLWYLDLVSRMAEKKPEMLTIIKNCAVVSIACCVFYNHCGNRTLSRDKSIDHRTAFSLWIKQNEYNTLISKLWRMHKFKDHICSPWFAPVGFASDYPLLSKWAIYGELASNGSERSNIISPVYSLWDTFIGLYMANYVVERSTGYAYCLHTSIW
- the LOC123104854 gene encoding probable serine/threonine-protein kinase PBL25, which produces MTPFTPLDFTESGVLNNIFEENIISSGGSGKVHRVHHPSLHGLIEDRSSRIMVVKKKGSLDDWLHHHDRKGAPAPLDWLTKLTIAIDASRGLNYIHKECRQAIFHRDIKSGNILFDPEFHAKIADFRLARMVVNPRQSHHRSAIFGTHGYMAPDENLKSSKASQTFLLRSN
- the LOC123104852 gene encoding uncharacterized protein isoform X4; amino-acid sequence: MERVRTILTHGYPYPHEHSRHFMIRKTIKPHYSHFSRWYVAWIFLAALWHLPSFQSMGLDLRMNLSLFLAVYISSLIIFHVTFLGLWYLDLVSRMAEKKPEMLTIIKNCAVVSIACCVFYNHCGNRTLSRDKSIDHRTAFSLWIKQNEYNTLISKLWRMHKFKDHICSPWFAPVGFASDYPLLSKWAIYGELASNGSERSNIISPVYSLWDTFIGLYMANYVVERSTGYAYCLHTSI